The Gambusia affinis linkage group LG05, SWU_Gaff_1.0, whole genome shotgun sequence region AGACCACCAAATATTGCAGTAGGCATATTGGGCTCTGTACTATATTTATAGATGATATGCATGTCTTTTTCTGCTGAAGTAAAACTAAGAAGAGCACTTTCAGTGTCCTTATGTCCACAGACAGACAGTGAACACAGCAAGTCTGAAACCTGCCATCTGTCCTTTCCTCTAAACGTCCCAGGAGCTCAGAGTCTGTTGCTCAATGTTGCTAACAAAGGCAAATCTGTCAGGTACTGGCACAACCCCCCTGAGAATTCTAACAATTGAGCTGACAGGCTTTGGTTATTTTCTATATAGATGTTTGTGGGGGGATGATCGGAGGGTATCGTCTTTGTCCAGTTTAGAGTTGTAGAGGCACTGGAGCCTATTGCAGCTGTTAATAGGGAAGAGGAGGGGTACACCTTGTGAGTCCCTCAAAGGaccaacacagagaaaaacatgaacacaaagaATATGCAAATTCAACAGAAAGGTCTGCAGCCTGAGGTGGTCTGGTCTTAGTGAATCCGAACTGTCATAGCAAAATACAGTGTACAAACAATGGCAACGGTTGTCGTGCACAACCATCCAGTATCAGTGCCTGTGCATTTGCACTCTTGACTGCAAGTCCTCTGTAATCACTTCTTCCCTTTGACAGTGGCAGATACACTTGGCTGGCTGCAGCTGACATTGCTTGTAGTTTGCGGAATGCGGCATTCAAAGATTCCAGCTTGCCTCTCATGCACTCCTGGGatattcctatttttattttctctttcctgttACAAAGAACATATATAGTGcaaaaaagtttcttcttttaGCCTTTTAAGGTTTGTTGTTTGGATTAGgaattgtgactttttattagattttgattttttttttctcctatcaagacagaaaataataaaactttgctGAGAAGGAAGGATGTCATCAGGTAGATTTTCCAATAAATTAGTCTATTCTTGGTTGAAACAGTCTGGATCACATGTTCCACAGGAAACCAGAATATTTATAACCCTGTTAAGATGGGTGGTAAAACATCCAGACGGAATTACATCACACAATGTGACACAGTATTCCATACGACCATTATCTATATCCACTTATGTGTGCATTGTCATGAGGGGGCTGGTGCATACCTCCAGCAGTTATTTGCTACAAACTAGACATGTTGCAAGTCCATCAtagtgaaacagaaacacacaagacaaacaaccatgtttGAACTCACTCAGAACTAAGGAAATTTATCCAGAACAATTGATCAAAGTTTGGACTGCGGGAGGAAGCTAGAGTACCTGAAAACAACACCCACGTCAGTGTGCGAAATTCATGCAGAAAGATTCCTGGGCTGCAATTTGAACTCAGGACATTCTTGATGCGAAACCACAGCGCCATTGATTGTGCATCTGTGCAGTCCATATACATTTATATCAGCAAATTAGAATTAGTTTTTAATATCATGGAATATATTTCTAGTTTGTTActtatataaaaattaattcacTGTGGTGAATTCTaagatataaacatttaaaacataccTGACTGTGATTAAgggcataatttattttacaattatgtgACTAACTGTTGCTGTGCATGCATAAACATACACCAGAATGACAGAgtgtcaaacaaaaatgaaggtGCATCAAATATATAAGCTTTGTTAATGTTCTATAAATAAACCATGGCTCTGAATCGGGAAAAGATTGTTATCGCTTTTTAAACAGTACTAATCAGTACTCTTCTGTTAGTGGAACTCTAACTGACTCTGTATTTACTACTATAAGTTGGAGGGTTGtgtttaaattttagaaaaacatttgagccatttttttctttctcttcaggATGCCTGCCTGTATGCCTGGCCTTCTTCGCCTTCCTGCTGGCGCGCTCGCCTTTGCAACAGCCGCGGTGATTGGTTAATTTGGACCAATGAGACGTCCCTATCTATTCTGACGTTGACAACACAGAAGGTTTGTGCGCGAAGGTGCAGATGTTGGCGGTTTGAATAGAGGCACAAAGGTAGCAAAAGGTCCGCTCTTCAAGCCGAGCTGCACTTGACGGTGAGAACAATTGCTCTCATTGAGTTGTCTTCTCTGAGTCTAGGAGCGCCTAAGAAAGCTTTGGCAGCGATAAATGTAGTTGTTGACTGTTTATTCAGTGTTTAGGGCTTTTGAACGGAGTAGGTAAAGTCACTTTTTGGTACTAAGTAGTAACTGTTATGGCCGTTGTTCACCAGCAGCCTTTCAGGATATGACAAAAAGTACTTTCAAAATtgcttaaaacatttattttaatgtaatttattgttaGTATCTAACCATATAAAGTAGACAATGAGTTTCTCCGTTATGTTTGCTCAATCTATGTTTCTACATGTAATTACACTATTGTGttcaaataattgatttttttgtcgCTTTATGAATTAGCCTATTTTCAATCTCAAATCTATATATTTTAGGTATTGCAAATGCTCcctccagcttttttttttttttttttttagtaaacaaCAAAGACTACTACAGCAGTTGCATTGCCCCTCCCCGCCATTTTTGCACAAATGAGTGTGCAGCCTCCAGCTGTGGGGACTCAGCTTTTAACCTGCCTTTCTCTGCGGGGCAACAATATGCAAACATTTAGATAAAGGCTGTGGTATTAGAGAGGCACAGAACATGTTTTGACTGGGGTTTAATGTTATGCAACAACTGTAATATGTGACACAAtatgcacaaaaacattttagtagtCTGTCCAaatatgtgtgtatatgtaaAGAATGTGCatgcaacttttcaaacttgcaTCTCCAAAGTATTTGTCTCAATATACGttattaactaaatatttattttatcaagtAGTTGAATATTTCATCATCATTCACCTGCAAAGTTTCCCGATACAAATTATTAACATTAGTACTTTAGTTGTCTGATGGTTTGCTTGTGGTCACCTAAGTATTCTAAGTTGTCTTTAGAGACTCCCTGAGAAGTAGCACCACAGGGCTTTTacagtttatgtaaaaaaataaaaaaaattagcaaataaaatataaaagtttgtCCATTGACTGGTTGAAACACCTGGTTATTactatgtttagtttttacttaAACGTTAGaattttctacatttgaaataaaaaaatcatagttGGAATATCAAGGGTATCACTATCAGCAGTTAGCtatataacatttaaaacaaaaccagtgGATTGTAATATTCCCAAATGTAAGTTTGGATTTCATAACTAAATGACAAATAActtatgtaaataataaataacaccAATAATTCTTCTGAGTACTACTAAAAGTAACATAGGCATTACATGTGCCACACTGCGCTCAGAACAATTGCAGATATGAGTCCAAAGTAGGAAAGGCTTGCATGCATTGCAGTAAGATAAGAGCTTCCTGATTAAGATGTAGctttatttcaagtgaaatgTGTATTGTTCCAAATGAATTGTAAGATtttaactttcagtttttttgtcttctgcagGAGATTAGAAGACAATCATTTCATAAAATGGCGAATTGTGATGGTAAGTGTAATCAACTGGAATGCACTTGCacttgcatttcttttttttaagaccagcattttctaaaacatttctgtctcctTCGGTTTTGATGTCAGATCTGaatttggaaaacaaagcaaatgagTTCATAcagtttgactgaaaaaaaagttttgataatACGtcattttataaagtaaaacaaaatttgaaattgaAGTTTGCAATTGAAAAAGATGGGTTATAATTTGACTACAATTAAGTATTTAATGAGATTCCTGTTTTTACAGACATTCAAGTGAAGGAGCTGAACAAGCGTGCGTCGGGTCAGGCATTTGAGGTCATTCTGCGCCCCTCGACTCCTGATGCCAAAGCGGAGTTCCCGCTGTCCCCCAACAGGAAAAGGGAAACATCTCTTGATGAAATCAAGAAGAAATTGGAAGCTGCAGAGGGAAGACGCAGGGtatcataaaacacaaatggcTAATATTACATCAAATGAACTTCGCTATTATACTGTGTTAACTTATGAGGAAGGACTTCTCTCGTCTTCCTGTTAGAGTCAAGAAGCCGAAGTTCTGAAACACTTGGCTGAGAAACGAGAGCACGAGAAGGAGGTCATCCAGAAGGCCATCGAGGAAAGCTGCAACTTCAGCAAGCAGGCACAGGAGAAACTCAATCAGAAGATGGAGGCGAACAAAGAGAACCGCTCCGCCCGGATGGCAGCTCTCAACGAGAAATTCAAGGAGAAGGTCAGATCCTGATACTTTCTTCTCATCTATAATTCCGTATAAAACTTACAAACTAATGtgattgttattgttttgaaatgtttaacaGGACAAGAAGCTTCAGGAGGTGAGGAAGAACAAGGAGGCCATAAAAGAAACTGAGAACTAACCTGTTTCTTAGAGATATAAGCTATCTGTCTGACAACCTCCTAAGATCTTAACGATGCTGGTTGTAATTATGCTTTAGATTTTTCTGGTTAGTTTTATATGTTgtctaaattttcttttttttttcttttttttctggagttCTGTTTGGCAGCTGACtatactgtttttgttttttgtttttttttataaaaacaacgGCTTGTAATAAGTAAGTTGTTATATTTAccaatatcaaaaacaaaacttaacagACACTTCCAGACTGTTGATAATGTTGTATATCTGAACTGACTATATGATACAAGGGTTCAACCAACCGGATTCAATTCCAGTATTTTGGTTTGTGCAGGACTGTTGTTCTCTTTGACCTCACAAAATTTtggataaaattttatttttgtattttctaccTTTCTTGGAACAGCAGACTATGGTGTGACATCTTCATGAATGCTGAAAACTGTCTCTTAACTGTTAATAAAGACTTTGACAATACTGACACCTTGTGGCCGTCACACCTTATTAAGTAAATTTGTCtccaaaatttttttaaatgaattattttgttgtatttttatattaatcagaactaaataattttgcaaacagttcagtgtttttgcaATTACTGGTGAGTTGCATTCTATCATGATCAtgaattttaacttttgcaCAAATTTCCACTACTTTATAAAAAAACCTGACCAGACGTACTGAGAATTTCTTTAGGTTGGACAAatcaaactggaaaaataaagtgGTTGGAATTTCAGCACCTGATGATCTTCAGTCAAACTAAGCTAAACTCCAGGCTAACTTCAAGTACTTCTGGCAGATTATTAATTTAACATGTTATTGCTCTGTGTTAACTGAACTGTGTGGTTGTTTGTGTCTCTCCTGCAAAAGTTCTCTGGGACAAAGCTATTTACACCACGTATTACTGGTGAGAACATTCAGGTAAAACCTGAATGACAATCTGCAGTGTTGGGAAGGGTAAGGAGGAGTCTAGCCTGAGTTTTATAGGTTTGTTTACGTCTGTTTTAGCACAGGCTTGCAGTCAAGAGACACGCCTGTAACCTATCCCAAATTGGGTTGGTTCCATGAAATTCCATCTGTTGCATAATTTTGCTCAATTTGATAAAAGCTGTTTTgagtttatttacatctttggcaattttactttttttcttcttgtcagTGTTCTGATGTGTAATGTGTTCAGTACTACAACATCCTACACATTTATTTCTACTCCTgaccaaaaatgtttcaaaatgttccaatatttcaaatcaatttttgttttcttagaaCACATGGCGACAGCTCTGCAGAGATGAACCGAAAATAGAACTTCAAAATCTATGTCACTGTTGCTTGCCCACTATAATGTTTGCTACTGCGAACTGATCACCTCGATTACTATGCCTCTTATGACGTTATCAACACAAATGCatactgaaaaatgaaaaatgctaaatCGTGCTGCTTCAGACCATATTTAATTTCACACAGTTGTTTAAGAATTTGACAGTTTATGTGTGGACACGATGTGTTTGCAGAAGTGGGTTAGTATTGCTGTGTTTCTTCATCAACCTTCACACTACAATGTGTTCAGAGAAACCGTTAGCATCATCAAACCACAGCAATGCCTCAGGATGTGACAAAACTTGTTTGCAGCCCATATTCCCCAAAGCTAGATCATCCAGTGGACAGGCACCAGAAAGAGCATGTGTTCACTGTTCACACTGGACACCCTGATCCAAGTGTGGAAGAAATATACACTGTGGAggattatttaaattcagaaacaatAGGGATTTGTCAGTGAGAGGGACAGCAACAAAGGAAGCGTTGTCACTCAATGCAAAACAAGGAAGATCACAGACCATAAAAGTGATTTCACAACAGCAACCAAGGAGAGACATTGCTTGTTTTGCTTACTTAATGATATTCACTGGGATCTGAAGTGACTGTATACCTTTTCAAAGCATTCCCACAACCTGGAACCAATGCACGTATGCCTGGATGTCGTGTTACAACCTCAAATGtataaaatacactgaggttATACATTAATGgtataataaattaatattaataataatagcaataacATATAAGGTTAAATGGACACCActtgatagatagatagatagatagatagatagatagatagatagatagatagatagatagatagatagatagatagatagatagatagatagatagatagatagatagatagatagatagatagatagatagatagatagataatcaGTGACTTTAAGCATGTATTATCAAGAGAGAGAGCGGTTGCTTCTCACTTTCTCACAGCTGAATGAGTTGACTTGAATTAGTGAAAATGGTGTCCATTTAACCTTTGTTGTTGTGGGTGTTGGTTTCCAAGCAACAGTGAAAAAGAGACCAATCGCAATGGCTGCAGGTGAGACGTCCGCACGTGGAAACAGGAACAATGGCATGTGTAAAGTTCGGGGTTATGTAAAAACCATAATGGTGATGCAAGTATAAGAAAACCATAATCTACACATATAGAGCGGTAAGAAACAAGATTCTAATTTTGAATTTATAGATGACTCTTAAGCTGCATATAATATCTAATAATGTCTTAAAATATCACAGATTAAACGATAAACAGTAAACTGATCAGCTGATTAAGATATATACCCTGACAGCTCAGTCCTCCCAGCACCCATGATGTTACAGAAAAGCTGTATGCCAGTGGAATAATTTGTTATCAGTGCTTTGTCCTACACAGTCAAACGGAAGACGTGATTGGTTGACATGATGCCAGAAAAAAGCAGCAGCGTACAtgctgattggtcagaaaagcTATCCGTCAGAGAGGGTTGGTTTCCTCCTCAGCAGCCGAGCTGCAGCCCGCTGCTGCTGTAGTGACGGTTATCTCCTGCCAGTCCGGCCCATCAAATAATGATATCCATGCTCTGCACGGCTCTAATTGTTTCATCGACGGGTATATCTGACACCTCGTACTGACTCTGCCCCGGACAGGTAGGTGCTTTCTGTACGCGCTTAGCTGATCTGTGAAAATTAAAGGCATCTCGCTGCTGTGATATAGATGGCACGCCGTGAGAGAAGCGCCTCGAAGGCAGAACCcgggaaggttttttttttttttttttacgcctTTCAGCGGATATCTTGGCTTTATTACGCTCAGTGTAGGTTTCATGCGATCGGAGATAACAGCAAGCGGACGGTTTATTGTAGATGCAATTGCGggtttattttcaatttctctAAATTAGAAAACTGCCCCGCCGATCAGGTGCATACGAGCCTAACAGTTCCCAGCAGCAACAGGCCCATTTAGGCCCGGTTTTAATTCGCACAGAGCCACGCAAAcccgttttattttttgttagtcGACTTTGTTTTTCGTCTTcatctataaatattttaaaggatgTCAGGGCTCACTGGATGCCGAAGGGCGTGGACCTGGGATGGAGCTATGTTACGTAATGCTCCATTCATCCCTCACGcctctcctcctcatcctcggCACATGTTCATCCCACAGTGTCTGATCTGCCTCAGCTCCCTGCCCTCCCCACAGCGCAGGGAAGGAAAGTACAGGAGCTCATATATGAACCAGGGTCGTGGCACTGATTTCTAATAGACAGATAGTATAGGATAAAGATATTTAGTGGTGAAAAAATGCCAAACATCAAATAGGAACACTAAGAGTCTGTGTATATGCTTTCGTTTTTGCATCAAGGTAGCATATTTCTATATCTCTctaaatgtgtgcatgtgtgtgtttatgtattgtggacttttaatgaataaaacaaatgagcaaatatCCTTTGTTGTTTCACATTAGGGACACTCAGGTGTACCAGCAGCAAGTTAAAGGTGAATTGAAGTATGCATATTCAAACTaacataaaatacaagaaaaataggTCAAAGTTTCatcataataaaaaactaacaatACTGTACAGTTTCTAAAAATAGCACTCTcagatcaaaataaattttcaactGAGTAgggttattttaaaataaaggtgCAAGATGTGCATTTTTGTGCAtcgaaaacaacaacagattatGAGAAGTAGTCAAAAGTGTAGTAAACACTTTTAATTACATAGGATAGGGGTTTATACAGAAGCTGATGATTATCTAAACAGGAAATGGACGTTGAAACTGTCACTGGTTGCTGCAGCTTTCTTACCATTGAGATTTGAAGATTTGTTTTACCTCCCTTACCATCTTGTGTATGGTGGAAAGATAAATATGGTTTCTAGTCTATTTTCTAAGAGGTGGTTGATTTTAAACGTTTTAATTGTTGCTCTGACCATATATGCAAATTTAGGCAAATCCCTATTTCTTGACTTACGGAGATGCGCACAGAAGAACCTTATTTAAATTGcatcttctttcatttttttctattttgaagcggttcaaacagaaatgtcatATTGTGATGCAGGGAAACACATTCTTCAAAACTAATATTAAGTAATTACATTGCAATAAGGGCTGTAAATGTGGATGCCGCTCTAACGTTGGGTGTGACTTCATATCAGTGAATTCCAAACACTGACACAAGAAGTAAAACTTAACGGTGTGGCTTGACTGCAGCCCTCTTCTAGAAAGAAACAgaggtaaacaaaaatgttaactcCTGATAAGACCCCTGCTTACATTTGTCACATGGCAGATCACAGGACATGTGGGTTTTGTGTCAAACCTGTCTGACAGCAGTCATCTTACATAAGTATGAATAAGTTTGAAATAATTAgtcatttatttccaaatggTGCTTTTTAAATACTCCATTTGATATCGTAGAAGATTAGAATGTTATGATCAGGCCAATAACAATACAGAAGTTTGTTGGGCTTAATGCTACctgcttaatgtttattttcaaaaggaacATTTAATGTAGCAAACACGCCTCAtaggaacacatttttttatttactcacaTCTACATGTAGTTAAAGTAAAACTTCTGAGGATATAATTTGTGTGGCCTTACAATGACACAGGGGGAGAAAGCTCAA contains the following coding sequences:
- the LOC122830655 gene encoding stathmin-like; this translates as MANCDDIQVKELNKRASGQAFEVILRPSTPDAKAEFPLSPNRKRETSLDEIKKKLEAAEGRRRSQEAEVLKHLAEKREHEKEVIQKAIEESCNFSKQAQEKLNQKMEANKENRSARMAALNEKFKEKDKKLQEVRKNKEAIKETEN